The Brachyspira hyodysenteriae ATCC 27164 sequence GTTAAAGAATTTTTTTAACTTAATAAAAACTTGGGTGGGTGCTAAAATTTCTTATTCAGCAGTAAATATAAATAAAACTATAATTGCAAAATTAAAATATAAAAAATAAAGGGCGGGGTATGTAATTAAGCTTTAAAACTTTATTTCAATCCCCACCATATTTTCTTATTAACTTATATTGAATTTTTTAATTATTATTTTTTTATTGCGTACTTAGAAAATATAAAATCCCACCCTAGATTTTTTTAAATTTAGAGCTTACTTACCGCCCTAAAATATATAATATTTAGATATCAGCAATACTCAGTTTTTTCATTAAACGAAGCTGACTTACCACTTTCGATATGCTCGTCCATAAGAATATTAACTATTTCATCAGCACGATTATTTTCTTTATTAGTGGAATGCCCTTTCACTTTTATAAACTCTATATCATGCTTTTTAGAAAGTTCTATTAATCTTAACCAATATTCTTTATTTTCAACAGGCTTCTTATCACTTTTTACCCAATTATTTTTCTGCCAAGAATATATCCATTTAGTCATACCATTAACTAAATATGCACTGTCACTATGAAGCTTTATACTATGAGAATGCTTTAATCTCTCAAGTGCCTTAATAGCCGCCTTCATTTCCATTCTGTTATTTGTAGTATTATCCTCGCTTTCACCTATCTCAAGACGAAGATTATGCTTTTCACTTATAAGTATTGCTGCCCAAGCACCAAGCCCAGGATTTCCTCTGCATCCGCCGTCTGTGTATATAATAATATTATCTTTTGTCATGAATTTTCTTAAGTTTATTTGATATTATAAAAAATTATGAAGCCATCAAATCAATCAATTTATCATTTATTGATTTCACCAAATTTTCTTTAGTATAATCTTTCTTTGATACTGTAAAACCTGATGCTTTAGGATGTCCGCCGCCGCCGAAACTCTCTGCCACTTCTCTAATATTTTTAGAACATCTGCTTCTAATACTGACTCTAAAGTTATCTTCATTTTCATGAATTATAAAGCCAATCAATACATCATCCATCTGAATAATAGTATCAGAAGCGCTAACAGCAAGCTCTTTCATATTAGTACCGCAAATCTTATCTCCCAAGCATATGTATCCTATTTTATTTTTATCATCTATAACCATACTTCTATATATTTCCATTAAAGCAGCAACATCATTTTTAGTATATCTCTTTCTAACAACATTTCCAAGATTTTCCTGTATTATACCTACTTTCATTAATTTAGAACCATAAAGCAAAGTTCTATCTGTTGTATTGCTGAATATAAAACTTCCTGTATCTGTACAAATACCGCAGTAAAGAAGTGTTGCTATATTATGATCAAACTTTTCTAAATAATCCTGAAATATATCAACTATTATCTCACAAGTAGCACCTGCAGTAGTATCATCATAAAACATAGTAACTCCATTAATATTTCTAACTTTATGATGATCTATGAATATTACTTCATTGTATTCATTTAATACTTCAGAAATCCAACCAATTCTATCTATATCACCTGAATCTAAAACAACTAAAACATCTTTTTCAGGCAAAGTATCTTCATTAACTTCAAAAATTACTTCATCAACAAAAATAAGATTCTGCAAATCTCTCTGCTTTTTATCTGTATTTACAACACAAGCATTCTTGCCAAATATATTTTTAATGATTAAAGACAAAGCAAGCCCAGAACATATACAATCGCAATCCGGATTTCTATGCCCTGTAATAGTAACATTATCAGCTTTTGAAAGCCTTTCTATTATTTCTTTTTTTGATACATTTAATTTAGCTTGTTTATCTTCTTCATTATAAGACATTGATAAGTCCTTAATTTATTATTATTAAGATTAATTTTCTTCAGGAATTTCTTCCGGTATATCCAAATTTTTTATATCTGTTAATACTTTATTAGTTTCTATTAGATTTTTATCATAATGGAATGTCAAATTTGGAACATACCTAATAGTAAGCTGTTTTTTAAGATAAGAAAATATTACTCCCTTAGCACTATTAAGGCCGTTAAGAACTTCATTTTGCTTATCTTCACGCAAGCATACAAAATATACTTTAGCATTCTTTAAATCTTTAGCTGTATCTACTTTAGTAATAGTTACAAGATTATTTTTTATTCTAGGATCTTCTATCTCTCTCATTATAATCATAGAGAGAGTCTGCTTAATATTCTCATTAACTCTAAGTATTCTATGTGAGGACATAACAGTATTTACTTATTTTCTTACTTTACTATAGAATTATTAACGGCATTAGTTAGATCGTCAAGCTCATCTTTAATGAATACTTTATCTATATCAACTAAAATAATCATTTGTTCATTAGCTTTAACTAAACCCATTATATATCTGCTGTCTATTCCAACATGCATATCTATATCTTCTTGAATATTTTCATTATTTATAGTAAGTACATCTGATACAGAGTCAACAACCAAACCATATTTTTTATCGCCTATTGCTACAACTACAATTACGCAGTTTTCAGGATTCATAGGCTCATCAAAATGGAATCTTGCTCTTAAATCTATAACAAGAATTATAGTACCTCTCAAATTAATAATACCTTTCAAATAATCCGGACAATTTGGGATTGGAGAAGGCTGCATAAAGTTTAATATTTCCTGAACTTTTAATATATCTATTCCGTATAATTCGTTATTTATTTTAAATACAAGTATTTGATTTGATATGGCACTGCTCATGTTATCTCCTTTAAATCATATTATGAATTATAATATATAATGTACATAAGTCAAGTAATTTTATTATTCTTTTTATCCATTTTATACTATATTCAATAAAAATACAATAATATTAAAAACTAATATATTTCATTATTGATTATAAAATATAAAAAATACATATTAATAATACTAATTTACATACATAAAATCAATTATAATAAATAATATTGATTAATTAATATATTTAATTTATAATATAAAAATACAGTTTCAATAAAAATTATTAATCATTATTAACGATAATATTATTAACTATAATAAAAGAGAATTTTATGGCTAAATTATTAATATCAAGCGATTTGCATCTTAGTGTTCAGGAAAAAGAATATTCACTTTCTGTACTAGATGAAATAATAGAATATGCAAAAGATTATGATGCTTTAATGCTTCTTGGCGACACTTTCAATACTTTTGAAGATTTGCAAGGATTAAAAGATGTATTTTCACAAAAAATAGAAGATTATCAAAAAGATGTATATTTACTTAAAGGCAATCATGAAAACCTAAAAGCTAAAGGCATAACATTAAATAAATTAAAATTCCCCGACAATGTTATAGTTATAGAAGATATAAGTTTTTTTAATATTGACAATTTGGATATTATAGCACTACCCTACAGTGAAAAATATATTATAAATAATGATATAAATAAAAAAATAGAAAGTTTAAATGCTGATAATAGAATAGTAATAGCTCATGGTATAGTTGAAGGCACATTATGGGCTATAGAAGAAAATGAAGAGGCAGCAAGCATACCTATAGATATAATAAAAAAGATAGACCCTAATATCGCAATAGTAGGACATATACATAAACAAATGGAAGTTAATATTGAAAATATAGAAATAATATATACAGGCTCAGCAAGAGTATGGAGAAAGACTAAATCAGAAATGGGTATAAGAAGATGCTTGGCTATTGATACCGAAAACAACTCTATAAAAAAAACATTTATAAATATAAAAAATGCAGGAGTATATAGAGTGTATGAAAGCAATATTTATAATATATCAAATATAGAACAAAAAGCACCTGAATGGGATATAAATGATATTATAGATGTAAATATTTATGGAATAGCTGAAGATGAAAATGAACTTGAAGAAAAAATAAATAATATAAAAAACAAATATTCAAAATATGTAAGGGACTTTAATATAAAAACTTCGGACATATTTTTACTTGAAAATGCATATAATGAAAGCATCATAAAAGAATTCTTATCAATAGCAGATGAATATGAATTTAATACTAATAATGAAGAAGATTTAGAAATAGTTGAAATTGCAAAAAGAATAGGCATAGAAAAAATATATACTGCCCTACAAAATAACAAAAGATAATAATTAAGAATAAAAAACGGAAAATTAAAATGATATTAAATTTAAATAAATTTGGAAAGTTTAGAAATAAATCCTTTGAAATATCTGATAATCTTACATTGTTTTACGGAGAAAATGAATCTGGTAAAACTACTATATTTGACTCTTTGATGTTATTATTTTCAGAAAACAAAAAAACTTCATCTTTCGCCAAGCAAATAAAATTGAGATACGGTGATGACATAGATATTAATACAGAACCAGAAATAGATGAAAATATAAAACTTCATCCTCAGTCATATAATAATTTATATTCAATAAGACAAAGCGAAATAATATTTGAAATGTCAGACAGCAAAAAAGATTCCAAAGATTGGGAAAGCGAAATAAAGAAAAAATTATTTGCTTCGGATATAGATGTAGGAAAAATAATATCTGAAGTAAAAGCAGAATATGCTGGAAAATCTCAAACTGCAATACCGGCACAATTAAAAAATACAAAATACAGAAATGAAGAAATAGAAGAAGAACTTAATGCTTTATACAGTAAGGCTAATACAGAAGTTAATAAAAAAGATAAATTAAAAGAACTTGATGAATTATTAAAAGAAAGTAATAATATATTAAAAGAAAAAATTGATGAATACAATAAATTAATCGCCTTAAGAGAAGAAAAAAATAAAGCAAAAGAGAAAAATCATTTACTTAATATAAATACAATGATACATGAATTTAATAAAAAGGATCAATTCATAAAAGATAATATCAATTTAAGAGATGATCATTCAAAAACAATAAATGCTCTAAGCACAAAAATAGATGAAAGTGAAAATAGAATATCATTTTTAAAAGGAAAAATAGAATCTCTTCAAAAATCTTCTGAGGAAAGAAATAAAACAGATTATCAAAGCATGATGCTTAGAATAGATAAAGCAATAAAAAAAATAGATGAATTAAAAGAAAAAAATAACAAAATACCAAAAATCGCATTTTTAGCAGGCGTCATTTTGGTATCAGCATTACTTAGTTTATATTTTAAAAATCCGTATTGGTTTTTAATAATACTTCCTTCCATACCTTTTTTACTTATAAAAGAAGGAAAAAATGATAAATTTATAAATGATATATTAGATTCACTTCCTGAAATTGATATAAACTCTGACAATTTAGAACTATCCACTTTAAAAGATATATTGCTAAGAGAATTAGCTAAAATAGAACTAATACTTGAAAAAAATGATGATGAGGAATTAGAAAATTATAAAAAAGAATTGGAAGAAGCAGCAAACAATTTAGAAAATCATCATAAAGAATTAAATAATTTCTTTAATAAGCTCAATGTAAAAAACAAAGAAAATTATTATGAAATAAAAAGTAATTTTGATAATGTATATAAAAGCACTGAAGAATTATTTAAAAAATTAATGATAGAAGCGAAAAAATTCGGTTTAAAAGATATAGATACATTAAATGCCAACTGTAATAGAATATTAAAAGAACTTGATGAAAAAGGCATCAATCCTGATGATTATAATGAAATGGAAATGAAAGCATTAGAAAATAAATTAAGAGAGTTAGAGAAAGAAATTAATTCTATAAAAGAAAATATGAATAAAGTTATATCCAATGCTTCATATATTCAGGGAGAACTTAACAGCAGCGATGATGTGCATAAAAAAATAGTTAATCTTGAAAGTGAGTTTGCAGAAAATAATGAAGAGATAAAAAATTTAAATAAGAGAAAAAAAGCCTTAGAATTGCTTGAAAATATGCTTTCAAAAATAAATAAAAAAAATGATGATATATTCAATTCTCTTTCTAATGAAGCAGAACTTTTATACAATCATATAACAGGAAAAAATTTATCAGATGATGTGATTTCAATGTCAGGATTCGATAAAAATAAAATAATGGTAAAAGATAAACAGAACGAAATGAGAAATGTAGAATTATTATCTTCTGCTACAAAAGATGCTGTTTATATAGCTATGCGTCTTTCTATACTTTCAAAAATACATGAAACAGGAAGATTAATACTATTAGATGATCCTTTTATCACATTTGATAATAAAAGAACAAAAGAAGCATTATCATTTATAAGAGAATATTCTAAAAAATATAATATTCCTATAGCAATATTCACAAAAGATGTATTTATAAGAGATATTATGAAAAATTATCAAGAAGCTATTATACATGAGTTATCTTAATTAATTACCTTTAATAGTATTGTATTTTTATCAATTTCTTTATAAAATATATATAGTAATCTTATACAAATATCGGCGGAATTATGAAAAGAATAGGTATATATATAGACTTAGAAAATGTATCGCATCTAAGCTATGAAGTTAATTTTGAACAAATGTTTAATAATATATTTTCTTTTTATAAGAATAATTTAAAAGACAAAGAAATAGTTTATTCTATAAAAAAGGCTTATGGAGATGCTAAATCTATAAAAAAATACTCAAAAAATTTAAGAGATATGCATATAGATATAGTTTATTCTGTCCCTGTTAATAAAGCCAAAAATATGGCTGATATGATATCATCAATAGATGCCTTTGAAGATTTTGTAATAAATAAAAAAATTGATATAGTGATATTCGTGAGCAGAGATGTTGATTATACTGTAGTTATGGATAGACTTTCAAGATATGGTGCTATTGTAGGAATAGTTACAGTGTTTGATAATTCCAAAAGAAATATATTTAAAACTTCATGCAATCATATATTTAAAATTGAAGATTATAAATTAGCAGAAAAGCATGAAACAGAGGCGAAAAAAGAAAATACAATAGATAAAACAGAATTTCTAAATTTCTTTTATAAAAGAGTATTGGAAATATATAATGTTGAAAATACTCAGACAGTAAAAATTTCTATATCTGATATATGCAATAAAATAAATGAAGACTTTAATTTAGACAAAGGTAAAAGTGCAATAGAACAAACTCAATTCAAAAAAATTAAAAATGTACTTAAATATTTAAATAATAATGGAATAGAAACTGAAATAAAAAATGATGATTTTGATATTAATGATATAGATGTATTTAAAAATGTAATGTCTAAAATTTTAAATATAAATAGCTGTGAAATTAGTGAGAAAAACTTTATTTTATCTTTTAAAGAAATAATTTCTAATTATGAAGAGAATACTATTATATCTCTTGCAAATACAATGAATGAAATTAATAAAAAATTCAAAATAGGCAATAATTCGAGTGCGGTAAAAAATACAAGATTTAAAAAGCCAAGTAAATTTATAGAATATCTAATGAAAAAAAACATTCCTATTGAACTTGCCAATAAAGGAAATAGTTTTAAAATGAAAGATAAAAATCAAGTATTAGAAATACTAGAAAATATATATAATGAATAATATGAGGAAATGAATATGTCAAATATAACAGTTATCGGAATGGGTTTGATGGGCGGATCTTTAATAAAGGCATTAAAGCTAAGTAATCAAGATTATCATATATATGCTATAGATACAAATAAAGAAAATATAGAATCTGCTTTAAAAGATGGTTATATTGAAAAAGGCTCATATAATTATGATAATATAAAAGAACTTATTGAATTATCTGATATAATTATGATATGCACAATTCCGTCAATAGCAATAGATATAATAAATAAATATAAACATTTAATAAATAATAATCAAATACTTTCTGACTTTTGCGGAGTAAAAACTGATATTTTCAATAATACTAAAGATAAAAAATATGTAGGGCTTCATACTATGGCAGGAAAAGAAAAAGGAGGATACATTAATTCTTCCGAAACTCTTTTTAAAAACTCAAATGCCATAATAGTAAATAATGAAAATGCCAATGAAAATGATATAAATATAATAGAAAAACTTTCAAAGGATATAGGCTGCTTAAAAATAAAAAAAACAACAGCACAAAAACATGATGAAATGATAGCTTTTACAAGTCAGCTTATGCATATAGTGGCATGCGGCATAGTTAATCATGATCATTTTTTGCCTTCGCTTGGTTTTGAGGGAAACAGTTTGGGAGATCATACAAGAGTCGGTACGATAGATGCTAATATGTGGAGCGAATTATTTTTATACAATAGTGATTATTTGTATGACTCTTTAGATAAATACATAAAATGCTTAGATGATTTTAAAAATGCATTAAAAAACAAAGATAGAAATGAATTAAAAAGACTTATGCAGCATTCAAATAATACAAAAAAAGAATGGCTCGATTTGAAAAATAATGACTTGTAAATATAAAAAACTAAATTCAGAATTATAAACTTATAATAAGTTAAAAAATTATTAGCAGCAATATAAACTATAAAAAATTAAATCTCTAGCATTTTATATGCCAGAGATTTAAAACAATATTCTTTAATTATTAATTATTTTATAATCATTTCTTTTGTAAAGCTATTTAAATTTTTATGTCCGTCTTTGGTTACAACTATCAAATCTTCTATTCTCACCCCTACCTTTTTATCAGCACAATAAATACCAGGCTCTATTGAAAATATCATACCCTCTTTTAATAATGCCTGATGAATAGAACTAACATCTCCATATTCATGAACATCCATACCTATACAATGTCCTGTTCTATGAGTAAAATATTCTCCGTAACCATTTTCTGTTATACAAGAACGTGCCTCATTATCTATATCTGAGAATTTTAATCCTTCTTTTACTTTATCAATGGCTCTTTCATTAGCAGTTTTTACTATATTATATATCTTTTTAGCTTCTTCATTAGGCTCTCCAAAAAATATAGTTCTAGTCATATCAGAACAATATCCGTTATGCATACAGCCCATATCTATAACTAAACAGCCATTATCACCTATTACAGTATTGCCTGTAGAATAATGAGGATTAGCAGCATTCTCGGCAAAAGCTATTATAGGTGTAAATGAAAATCCGCCGTCTGCTCCGTTTCTTTTATATATAAGTTTTAATTCTTCTAAAGCATCAATTTCTTTCATACCTACTCTTACAAAGTCAATAATATCTTTCATGCTTTTATCATTGATTTCTGAAGCTTTAATCATCTTTTTTATCTCTTCTTCATCCTTTTGCATTCTTACATAATCTATGCATGAAGAAGCATTTATATATTTTTTAGCTATATCAAGTTCCATCATCTCAAGTAAAAAATTAGATGTCATAACCTTATCTATACCAATATTTTTATCTTTATGTACAAATTTAGATAATTTTTTCACCGCACTTTCTGTATCAGAATAATATAAAATATCTATATCTTTATTATTTAATGGGAAAAGCTGATTATTAATAAGATGAACTTCATTGTCCTGATTGATATAAAGTCCTAAAAATCTTTCACCTGAATGTATATTAATATTTGTAAGATAATATATTGACATTCTGTCTGTTATAACAAATTGATAAATATCTTTTTCTTTCATAGCGTTAATAACTCTGTTTAATCTATTAGTATTCATAAGAATAATTCCTTTTATAAAAATCAAAAAATTATTAAGATATATTATATACTGTAATGTATTATTTG is a genomic window containing:
- a CDS encoding chemotaxis protein CheW is translated as MSSAISNQILVFKINNELYGIDILKVQEILNFMQPSPIPNCPDYLKGIINLRGTIILVIDLRARFHFDEPMNPENCVIVVVAIGDKKYGLVVDSVSDVLTINNENIQEDIDMHVGIDSRYIMGLVKANEQMIILVDIDKVFIKDELDDLTNAVNNSIVK
- a CDS encoding ATP-binding protein, translated to MILNLNKFGKFRNKSFEISDNLTLFYGENESGKTTIFDSLMLLFSENKKTSSFAKQIKLRYGDDIDINTEPEIDENIKLHPQSYNNLYSIRQSEIIFEMSDSKKDSKDWESEIKKKLFASDIDVGKIISEVKAEYAGKSQTAIPAQLKNTKYRNEEIEEELNALYSKANTEVNKKDKLKELDELLKESNNILKEKIDEYNKLIALREEKNKAKEKNHLLNINTMIHEFNKKDQFIKDNINLRDDHSKTINALSTKIDESENRISFLKGKIESLQKSSEERNKTDYQSMMLRIDKAIKKIDELKEKNNKIPKIAFLAGVILVSALLSLYFKNPYWFLIILPSIPFLLIKEGKNDKFINDILDSLPEIDINSDNLELSTLKDILLRELAKIELILEKNDDEELENYKKELEEAANNLENHHKELNNFFNKLNVKNKENYYEIKSNFDNVYKSTEELFKKLMIEAKKFGLKDIDTLNANCNRILKELDEKGINPDDYNEMEMKALENKLRELEKEINSIKENMNKVISNASYIQGELNSSDDVHKKIVNLESEFAENNEEIKNLNKRKKALELLENMLSKINKKNDDIFNSLSNEAELLYNHITGKNLSDDVISMSGFDKNKIMVKDKQNEMRNVELLSSATKDAVYIAMRLSILSKIHETGRLILLDDPFITFDNKRTKEALSFIREYSKKYNIPIAIFTKDVFIRDIMKNYQEAIIHELS
- a CDS encoding DHH family phosphoesterase; protein product: MSYNEEDKQAKLNVSKKEIIERLSKADNVTITGHRNPDCDCICSGLALSLIIKNIFGKNACVVNTDKKQRDLQNLIFVDEVIFEVNEDTLPEKDVLVVLDSGDIDRIGWISEVLNEYNEVIFIDHHKVRNINGVTMFYDDTTAGATCEIIVDIFQDYLEKFDHNIATLLYCGICTDTGSFIFSNTTDRTLLYGSKLMKVGIIQENLGNVVRKRYTKNDVAALMEIYRSMVIDDKNKIGYICLGDKICGTNMKELAVSASDTIIQMDDVLIGFIIHENEDNFRVSIRSRCSKNIREVAESFGGGGHPKASGFTVSKKDYTKENLVKSINDKLIDLMAS
- a CDS encoding prephenate dehydrogenase: MSNITVIGMGLMGGSLIKALKLSNQDYHIYAIDTNKENIESALKDGYIEKGSYNYDNIKELIELSDIIMICTIPSIAIDIINKYKHLINNNQILSDFCGVKTDIFNNTKDKKYVGLHTMAGKEKGGYINSSETLFKNSNAIIVNNENANENDINIIEKLSKDIGCLKIKKTTAQKHDEMIAFTSQLMHIVACGIVNHDHFLPSLGFEGNSLGDHTRVGTIDANMWSELFLYNSDYLYDSLDKYIKCLDDFKNALKNKDRNELKRLMQHSNNTKKEWLDLKNNDL
- the rbfA gene encoding 30S ribosome-binding factor RbfA, which codes for MSSHRILRVNENIKQTLSMIIMREIEDPRIKNNLVTITKVDTAKDLKNAKVYFVCLREDKQNEVLNGLNSAKGVIFSYLKKQLTIRYVPNLTFHYDKNLIETNKVLTDIKNLDIPEEIPEEN
- a CDS encoding M24 family metallopeptidase, coding for MNTNRLNRVINAMKEKDIYQFVITDRMSIYYLTNINIHSGERFLGLYINQDNEVHLINNQLFPLNNKDIDILYYSDTESAVKKLSKFVHKDKNIGIDKVMTSNFLLEMMELDIAKKYINASSCIDYVRMQKDEEEIKKMIKASEINDKSMKDIIDFVRVGMKEIDALEELKLIYKRNGADGGFSFTPIIAFAENAANPHYSTGNTVIGDNGCLVIDMGCMHNGYCSDMTRTIFFGEPNEEAKKIYNIVKTANERAIDKVKEGLKFSDIDNEARSCITENGYGEYFTHRTGHCIGMDVHEYGDVSSIHQALLKEGMIFSIEPGIYCADKKVGVRIEDLIVVTKDGHKNLNSFTKEMIIK
- a CDS encoding NYN domain-containing protein; the encoded protein is MKRIGIYIDLENVSHLSYEVNFEQMFNNIFSFYKNNLKDKEIVYSIKKAYGDAKSIKKYSKNLRDMHIDIVYSVPVNKAKNMADMISSIDAFEDFVINKKIDIVIFVSRDVDYTVVMDRLSRYGAIVGIVTVFDNSKRNIFKTSCNHIFKIEDYKLAEKHETEAKKENTIDKTEFLNFFYKRVLEIYNVENTQTVKISISDICNKINEDFNLDKGKSAIEQTQFKKIKNVLKYLNNNGIETEIKNDDFDINDIDVFKNVMSKILNINSCEISEKNFILSFKEIISNYEENTIISLANTMNEINKKFKIGNNSSAVKNTRFKKPSKFIEYLMKKNIPIELANKGNSFKMKDKNQVLEILENIYNE
- a CDS encoding metallophosphoesterase family protein; this translates as MAKLLISSDLHLSVQEKEYSLSVLDEIIEYAKDYDALMLLGDTFNTFEDLQGLKDVFSQKIEDYQKDVYLLKGNHENLKAKGITLNKLKFPDNVIVIEDISFFNIDNLDIIALPYSEKYIINNDINKKIESLNADNRIVIAHGIVEGTLWAIEENEEAASIPIDIIKKIDPNIAIVGHIHKQMEVNIENIEIIYTGSARVWRKTKSEMGIRRCLAIDTENNSIKKTFINIKNAGVYRVYESNIYNISNIEQKAPEWDINDIIDVNIYGIAEDENELEEKINNIKNKYSKYVRDFNIKTSDIFLLENAYNESIIKEFLSIADEYEFNTNNEEDLEIVEIAKRIGIEKIYTALQNNKR
- the rnhA gene encoding ribonuclease HI; this translates as MTKDNIIIYTDGGCRGNPGLGAWAAILISEKHNLRLEIGESEDNTTNNRMEMKAAIKALERLKHSHSIKLHSDSAYLVNGMTKWIYSWQKNNWVKSDKKPVENKEYWLRLIELSKKHDIEFIKVKGHSTNKENNRADEIVNILMDEHIESGKSASFNEKTEYC